acaaaggcTAACTTGGAAAACCAAAGCCAAAACCAAAACCTCACTGTTGAGTGAATTAGTGAgggatttctttttttctttcctgcTTTTGCGGCTTCTCGCCGCCTTTGCCGTTCGGTTCTGCCTTTTTCTGCGCCAATTGGTGGCGCGCATTAAAGCGGTGCtgcttttattataaaacttttgCTCAGTTTTCAATCTCTACTCAGTgccaacaacaacagcaaagtTCAAAGTTCGTAACTTAACTTCATATGCTATATTTCACTGCATTTAAAGCTTCCTTTTTCAATTCCATGAATAGAGAATTCTTAGGCATTAACACATTTAACACATCTCTGCCACTGACTGTACTTAACAGTTCTCAGTCAAGGCATTCAATAACACAAAGGTCGTTTTGGTTTTGGAAGATACTTAGAGGGTAAAGGGGTTGCTTAATTCTTCAGCCTTTTGGAGAAAGAGACATCACACGGTAAGGTCAGTGGAAAGTGAGATAGGTATCTGCATTGGATTTTCTACTGTAATTCTAAATACTACATGGAcactttttctttgtaattttccTAGTCTCTCTTTTTGTGTGTGTGGTGGGATtcatgttgttgtttttttgcgAAAAGGCTGAAAGAATTTTCAGTTATCTGGATCTGGGGTGGTGCTCTTTTTTCTTTGGCTTTCGTTTTCTGGGGTAGTGGTTGATCTTTGTTTTTTGTCTTATTAAGCGTACTTTCGTGTGTTTCAGATCCTTCATCAGAAGAAATGGAAACAATGTTGCCTCAGAAGCAAGCAGAGGAAGCAATAGTGGCAAGCCTTAACGAGACAGAGAGTGAAGTGGGTGGTGTGAGGGAAGAAGAGAAGGAGTTGCAAGATCACTCTGGGTTCAGTATCAAGAACTTACTCTGGCATGGAGGCTCTGTTTGGGACGCTTGGTTCAGCTGTGCTTCAAATCAAGTAAAATTATAGTCACCCCATCactaaaaaccaaaactttCATAACAGTAATCACTCACAGTTTTCATCTTCCATTTCTAATTAGGTGGCTCAAGTCCTGTTGACACTTCCCTGTTCTTTCTCACAACTTGGCATGCTATCAGGGATCTTGCTTCAGATTTTCTATGGAATCATGGGAAGTTGGACAGCGTATCTAATAAGTGTCCTCTACATGGAGTACCGTGccagaaaggaaaaagaaaatgtcagCTTCAAGAATCATGTCATTCAGGTATTGTGATTCTCCCCACAGCTTCTTCCTCTCCTCTCCCTCAAAAGAGTTCAGGTTTTAAATATCAATCACAATTTTCTGTGATGTGGAAATTATAGACAAAAGTAGTCAATAATAGTCACAATTGTGGCTTCAAAATCTTCAACAATTTCTTAAAAACTTAGGATAAGGCCATTTAGTAATAGTATTGTATAGAAATATATATGACTATATCACATtgacttagtagtctagattgAAACTCCCTGCTCTGAATTTTTCAGTGGTTTGAAGTGCTTGATGGGTTGCTGGGTCCGTATTGGAAAGCGGTGGGGTTAGCCTTCAACTGTACTTTCCTTCTCTTTGGATCTGTGATTCAGCTTATAGCATGTGCAAGGTAAGATTCTTTCTTAATTTCTGCAAAAAAAATTTGGGGCAATCTGGTATGGCTTTGTTCTGATTACAAAAACATCTTTTACACCTTTTATGGTTTCTGTTTGCTCAAACAGTAACATTTACTACATAAACGACCACTTGGATAAACGGACTTGGACTTACATCTTTGGAGCTTGCTGTGCCACCTCTGTGTTCATACCTTCCTTCCACAATTACCGTATTTGGTCTTTTCTTGGACTTGGAATGACCACTTACACTGCTTGGTACTTGGCTATAGCAGCTCTCGTTCATGGCCAGGTAAATCAGTAATTCTGAGCCGTAGTTTTCTAAGTTTATGTAAAGTACTGTTTAATAAATGCTAGTGTCACATCACATCAATGAATAATATTAACTAGGCTTTTTGAGCATACTTGATACCatgtgtataaaaaatattctgatttttttagtgtttgaaCATCATTATATGCTAAGATAAGAATTTGATGCGTGGAAATATCATGGCAGGCAGAAAATGTGACACACACGGGTCCAACAAAGCTAGTGCTGTACTTTACCGGAGCCACCAACATACTGTACACGTTTGGTGGTCATGCAGTTACTGTGTAAGTTAcctttttggaaaaaaatatctAGTTAAAACCTTGACATACAAGTACAATCCCAACTGTAATAGATGGTGTGATCTAACagatagtaaaaaatatatccaaCATTTTATACTTATACATTACGTGAAAGTGCCTGAATATTAACACTCTAAACCTTTTAATCATTTATGCCAAATCACCCTTCTTTATGAAAAAGATTTGTACATTCCTCTCTCTGTATCTTGGaagaaatattattagataGAAAGATATACTTGATTAgactatattataatatttattttaaaaatttgtgttgtCAGCTTCATGTGTCATAAGGTTCCAAGATCTCTATATGGGTTCCAAGCTACATGTCATCATTGTCTTTCAATAATAacatttgtttctttatttttcttttatgtatcAGTTAAGCACAGCTGCTGAACTGATTAAAAAGGGCAATGATGTTCTATTTAAATAATGAGACAGAGTGTAAGAACATTATCATACTAAGATATAATTGAATAATGTTTCCACTAAATCCTACAGTTGAATGGTTTTTGCTTTCCTGTTTTGtcctttttcaaaacaaattatataaagcCTTTTAAACTTTGCAGAACATAAATTTACGGTCCCACcaaaaaaaataagttgaaaaacttgtatattatcatttttttgtgTAAATTTTGTGAACAGATATAATTTCTCAAAAAATGTGTTGAATGGATGGTTCCAATTGTCCTTTGCTCTGCACAACACGGTCTAGTAAAAACAAAGAGGCCATGGAGCCAAGAGAGTGACAACTATGTTTATTTATTCACCTGTTTTTAGAAATTCCAATGttcttattattatgattattctTTGATCCTTGAGTGTAAAGTGATGAAGGGTGACAAATGTTGCAGGGAGATTATGCATGCCATGTGGAAGCCACAGAAGTTCAAGTACATATACTTGATGGCCACTTTGTACGTTTTCACACTCACGATTCCTTCTGCTGCTGCCGTTTACTGGGCTTTTGGTGATGAACTTCTCAATCATTCCAATGCCTTCTCCCTCCTCCCCAAAAATGGTTTTCGTGATACTGCTGTAATCCTCATGCTCATTCACCAGGTAAACAAATTCTTGTGTTTTGTGTTTTCCTACAACATGTAACCATTAATTATGCTAAAAACAGAATTAATAGAAGCTTAATTGGTGTCAAGTCACTTCTGTTTCTGTTCTTTTTATTAAGAACTATAAATTGATGCACATTGATGCACTGCTAAACGACAACATAAATAAGTCCTCTGATACTGTTTTACTTTGGATTGTAATGATTCATAGGTACTTATATAACTTGTACATCCTAATGCactaaatagaaaacaaaaatcctGGCATGTAAATCACTGTTGCAGTAATCCTTCACCAGATAAAagttttatcatgtttttgtattttggtACAAAATGTAACCTTTTCAGAAGTGTAAGTCATGGCTATGGaaattttactgtttttatttaaagGGTAAAAGTAAAGCTCAAATAAATGATGCTATAAAaaggtatatttttttttaattttttttgttggtagTTATGAACTTTAGAATGTAGCATTCAATGCAAATTTGGACTGTAATAACTTATAGAAAACAGGAAGTTGTGGCACTTAAAGCCTTGTCGCAATAAATGTTCATTTAAGCAGTAGTAAAAAAAGTTTATCTAATTACGTAAGCATGTCAGATGTGGATCATATAGACTTTTGGGGGGGTAGGTAAGCAATTCCATAacctaaaacctaaaaaaaagaataatgatcACAACAGCATGTTCTAGAAACCATAGCAGTTTCATATTATGGATTTAACTTTTGCACCAAGTCTGATATTTCATTTTGCAGTGTTTTTAATGGAAAGGTATTTTTCCCCTAAGAATCAAAGTAGATGTTATGTCATGTTCTTATATGTCTAtgaaatgattttatataatgcccataaattcaaatattactttGCATTAACTATGCTGTCCAAAACCACTAGTCAAAAGTGGCAAAACACAATTGCTGCAAGCCAGCAACTTGAACACAACAAATAAatgtctttcttcttttcccttatgatagttttgttaaataattgaagaaaagaaaagagaattcTAACTGGAAATATTTAATGGGGTGCATGCAGTTCATCACGTTCGGTTTTGCTTGTACTCCACTGTACTTTGTCTGGGAGAAGGTAATTGGGATGCATGACACAAAAAGCATTTGTCTAAGGGCACTTGCAAGGTTGCCAGTGGTGATACCAATATGGTTTTTTGCCATAATCTTCCCTTTCTTTGGACCCATCAACTCTGCAGTCGGAGCTCTTCTTGTTAGTTTCACTGTCTACATCATTCCCGCCACAGCACATATGCTCACTTACAGAAAAGCCTCTGCAAGACAGGTAAAAATCATTCAGTATATTTTTACTCACCT
This genomic interval from Vigna radiata var. radiata cultivar VC1973A chromosome 8, Vradiata_ver6, whole genome shotgun sequence contains the following:
- the LOC106772219 gene encoding auxin transporter-like protein 2 translates to METMLPQKQAEEAIVASLNETESEVGGVREEEKELQDHSGFSIKNLLWHGGSVWDAWFSCASNQVAQVLLTLPCSFSQLGMLSGILLQIFYGIMGSWTAYLISVLYMEYRARKEKENVSFKNHVIQWFEVLDGLLGPYWKAVGLAFNCTFLLFGSVIQLIACASNIYYINDHLDKRTWTYIFGACCATSVFIPSFHNYRIWSFLGLGMTTYTAWYLAIAALVHGQAENVTHTGPTKLVLYFTGATNILYTFGGHAVTVEIMHAMWKPQKFKYIYLMATLYVFTLTIPSAAAVYWAFGDELLNHSNAFSLLPKNGFRDTAVILMLIHQFITFGFACTPLYFVWEKVIGMHDTKSICLRALARLPVVIPIWFFAIIFPFFGPINSAVGALLVSFTVYIIPATAHMLTYRKASARQNAAEKPPFFMPSWTAMYVFNAFIVVWVLVVGFGFGGWASMSNFIKQIDNFGLFAKCYQCKGPAPPAMAAAPPPHHHNH